Within the Salvia hispanica cultivar TCC Black 2014 chromosome 4, UniMelb_Shisp_WGS_1.0, whole genome shotgun sequence genome, the region GTTAGGGATGCCCGATTAATCTCGCCCCCCTCCACTCTATGtcccatttttttgttttgctcCTGCTGTTGTCCACGATTTATTTTTGAGGAAATGTGGGAAAGCGTTTCCGAATCCCATCTAATTGACGAAAGACAGGTTTACTGGGTTATCCTTTTCGAAACTACAGTGTTGAATTTATTGCTTGTTCCAGGGAAGAACTGAAGATAATGAAATAGATAACAAGAGTAGTGTGAAAATGCTTTTTTGTTTGCAAAATCATCATAGATTTCTTGGTTCCAAGCTGCTTAATTGCGTATATATGTTAGTTCTTTGTTAAAGGATCGTAGTTTTGGAGTGACATGATTTTCTGGTATGGATTCGGTCATACGAACTATTTTAATCTGTTTCATGCTATTCAGTTCAGGAGCAAAGCAAAGACAGCGATGTGGATTCGAAGGATATATATGAATGATTGTCAGTGAAGCTATGAGTTGTTGCTATTGATGAAGCTTTAACTACTAGCTTTTGCAGATCCTTAGcttaaaattagatatattgTGAAAGGTACAACCTTTGGGACGTTTGAGTATAGTTCTGTATACTAGCTGTTTTAGCCCGTTAACTTCATAAAGAGGTTTTGGAGCATGAGTCAGGTTTCCAGCGGGAGTGATTTAGATTTAGATATTGACTTGGAGAGTGGAGGAACAACAAGTGAGGAGGATGTGAGCAGAAATTTAGGCTGTGGTTATACGAATTCAAAAAGGCTGTTGGGTAGGGTCAGGAGTGGGTTAATTAGTTCTGATTCACTAAGTGAATGTACAAGTGACGAAGACTGTTCGTGTTCAcaatatgacaaaataataagTTCTGATGAAATTCTTGCCATGAACAAGGAACAGTTGGGGAGATATGCACAGGTTGGGCTTAAGAAGGGAGATGATGAAAAGCCTAAGAAGCAGAAGAATTCTACTAAGCCATCAAAGCCTCCTCGTCCTCCTAGGGGTCCTTTATTGGATGCTTCTGACTTGAAGTTGTTGAAGGAAATTACTGACCTCAAGTTGAAACGTAGAACGATTGAAAGAAGTAGGACTATGAGGAAAGTAAAAAAGGAGAAGGCATCATCATTGAAAACTAATGTTCTTGCATGCTTGGTGACTGTGGCCTTTTTACTGGTTATCATCTTTGAAGGTAAAATcttgttgatttatttgaatgcttttcctttttagtttcaTGGCTTGTATTGTAATTAGTGATATGTGGGTCTCACAAACCTCATAATTCTTAAAGCATCTAGTGCTTACAATACTCAGTCTATTTTCTTGGGTTGTGCATTAGTCTAAAGATTTTCATTCCTGGATTCTTTGTCTCTCTAACTCTAAGGCcatgcttggtatgatggaatggaatgacattcctacctccattccattcctttGCTTGGTATATTTTGCTCTTAGGAATGACCATTCCCTTTTGAAtcaccattccattccacatgGGAATAACCATTCCATCAATTTAGCTAAGGAATGACCATTCCATTCCCACTTCCATTCccattctctcttttttcttaatttaaattttaacaaaattctactacatattatattatatttgatttcaatatcatcttaatttataattttaaaattttatacaattttggaattttaaataattgaaaaaaaattccaaatattacacacactacacacactacacacaacaTTTTATCCATAATAGACTGTGTAATGAATGCTGGAATATATGACACATCGTTTTAGGTTATGGTGATTTAATGAAGTGCCTATCTTAACTTTTTTAGTTTAACTGCAGTTTGCAGTAGTTTACAACATCATACATCTGAGATAATTAATTCCActaataatgattaattaaaaattgaaattaaattttaaaataattaattgtctgtatttcattccattcctaTATTATTTGTGTTACCAAGCAAAGGAATGGAATCAATCAAGGAATAtcaattccattccatttgtATTCCTTACATTCACCAAGCAtaagaatggaatggaatcctcattccattcccatcctcattccattccaaccttcattccattccaccctcattccattccatcataccaagcatgGCCTAAGTAGGTTCTGGCTGGTCATGGCCTATAAGCTATTCAAGTTTTGggtattgaaaatataatagacCAAAGCTATATTTTCATAGTATCTGGATATATTCTAAAGTAGATTCTGGCTAATATCTAATCCAATACTGGTTGATGTCTAGTTTAACTCCGGGATCAAGAGTACTGTATTAGTAACCTCAGAACGCATATTTGACAAAGTGAACTTATGCTTCAAATCTAAGATGCTTATGCCACTTCTTGCATAATATTAGGACACTGTATGTTCCATTCGATGAGGTTATTGCTTGAAAGAATTCGTTTGACATCCCTTTTAGAATAGATGCTTTAGTGCCTCTAATATGACACAAACACACAATCACACACAAAAAGGCCACGCTCgtcctttttttaatttgatttgtgaAAACTTGTTCTGAGGTCACAATAGCTGCAGTTTTCATGTACTCTTATCACTTCAAGCTGCCCTTGCTTTCTATACCATTAGAAATCATAATTCACGTTGCCAATCATGGTTACCCAAAAGTGTTGTAGACTTGTAGGTAATTGTGTGACAAGGTCTAAGCTATCAGTAAGACTTCATTGCCAGTTATCAAATTTACCTTTGTCGTGTGAAAGATGGGTCGTAGATTTGAGAATGTGATAAAGTGGAATATGGTACtggaaatgaagagagaatagtGTACTCATTGGAACATGtctttcaatttcttctttatGTTCTCATAGTTATTATATAATGGG harbors:
- the LOC125218105 gene encoding uncharacterized protein LOC125218105 isoform X1 gives rise to the protein MSQVSSGSDLDLDIDLESGGTTSEEDVSRNLGCGYTNSKRLLGRVRSGLISSDSLSECTSDEDCSCSQYDKIISSDEILAMNKEQLGRYAQVGLKKGDDEKPKKQKNSTKPSKPPRPPRGPLLDASDLKLLKEITDLKLKRRTIERSRTMRKVKKEKASSLKTNVLACLVTVAFLLVIIFEGCSIVMP
- the LOC125218105 gene encoding uncharacterized protein LOC125218105 isoform X2, giving the protein MWESVSESHLIDERQLGRYAQVGLKKGDDEKPKKQKNSTKPSKPPRPPRGPLLDASDLKLLKEITDLKLKRRTIERSRTMRKVKKEKASSLKTNVLACLVTVAFLLVIIFEGCSIVMP